The Thermomonospora curvata DSM 43183 DNA segment ACGATCTCCTCGGCCTCGCGGCGGGCGCGGCCCAGCGTCTCGTCGGCCTCCCGGCGGGCGTCGGCGATCGCCTGGTCGGCGGTCTGCTGCGCCAGCGCCAGCACCCGGGCGGCGGTGTCCATGTTGTCCTCGCCGCTGGGCGCGGACATGCCCAAGGGCGCGGGCTCGGGCTCGGGCTTGGGCTCCGGCCGTGGGGGCTCGGGCATCGGAGGCAGGTCGGGCTTGGGCTCGACGATCGGGGCCGCCATCGCCGGCACCTTGCCGCGCAGGCACTCGGCCAGCTTGGCGCGCAGCTCCTCGTTCTCCTGGATGAGGCGGTCGAGCTCGGCCTCGACCTCGTCGAGGAAGGCGTCCACTTCCTCCTCGTCGTAGCCGGGCCTCAGCCTGGTGGTGCTGAACTGCTTATTCCGCACATCGGCGGGTGTGAGCGGCATGTCGTCTCCTTGGCGCGCTTGGAGTCCTGTCCCAAAGGACGGTATCTGATCAGAGCTCCGTGGCGAAGGTGATCATTGCGACCAGCTCCCGATGAGGATGATCAAGATGTAGACCACAAGGAACAGCACCGTGAAGCTGAGGTCTAGAGCCACATTACCCAGCCGTACCGGCGGGATGAACCGTCTGAGCAACTTCAGCGGCGGATCGGTGACGGTGTAGGTGACCTCCGCCACCACCAAGACCGCTCCCCTGGGCCGCCATGACCGGGCGAATGACTGCAGCACCTCCAGGACCAGCCTCCCGATCAGGAACAGGAGGAAGATCCACAGCACCGTGGTCAGTACGGACGCGACGATGTTCACGGACGCTCTCTCATGTGGCTGTCAACTTTGGTTGAAGAATCCTCGTTCTGCCATCCGGGCCTTGTCCTCGGCCGTCACCTCAACGTTGGCGGGAGTCAACAGGAACACCTTGTTGGTAACACGATCGATGCTGCCGTGCAGGCCGAATATCAGGCCCGCGGCGAAATCGACCAGCCGTTTGGCGTCGCTGTCGTTCATCTCGGTCAGATTCATGATCACCGGAGTGCCCTCCCGGAAGTGCTCCCCGATGATCCTCGCCTCGTTGTAGGTCCTGGGATGCAGGGTAGTGATGCGCGCGAGGTCTGACGAACCCGACTCATGAGAAGGTGCGGAACGTCGATCAGACGTTGACGGAGCGTGGTGATCGCGATCGCGGTCCGGGCCGCCCTCGCCTCGGGTAAGCTGGCCGCCGGGCTCATCGGAACGGCGTCGGCCCTGCTCGACCGCG contains these protein-coding regions:
- a CDS encoding YggT family protein gives rise to the protein MNIVASVLTTVLWIFLLFLIGRLVLEVLQSFARSWRPRGAVLVVAEVTYTVTDPPLKLLRRFIPPVRLGNVALDLSFTVLFLVVYILIILIGSWSQ
- a CDS encoding cell division protein SepF, whose amino-acid sequence is MASAMRKMAVYLGLVEDDRYDDKYDDYDEYDVYDDDAVEQGRRRSDEPGGQLTRGEGGPDRDRDHHAPSTSDRRSAPSHESGSSDLARITTLHPRTYNEARIIGEHFREGTPVIMNLTEMNDSDAKRLVDFAAGLIFGLHGSIDRVTNKVFLLTPANVEVTAEDKARMAERGFFNQS